Genomic DNA from Methanosarcina sp. MTP4:
TCAATCGGCTACCCCAGGGACATGATCCGCAAAGTGAAGAAGGCAACCGAAATCGAGGGCGCGACCTACGTCCACGCCCACGCTCCCTGCCCGACTGGCTGGGGCTTTGACGGCTCAAAGACTATCGAGATGGCAAAACTCGCAGTCGAGACCTGTCTCTGGCCCATGTACGAAATGGAAAATGGAGAACTCACCCAGGTCAGAAAGGTCAAGCACCCGAAACCCGTCGAGGAGTACCTCCGCGCCCAGAAGCGCTTCAAACACCTCTTCACCATGGAAGGCGGCGAGGAAGAAATCGTAAAAATCCAGGCCATAGCGGACTGGAACATCGACTACTACGGGCTTCAGTGAAAACTGAAGTCTAAATTTTTTATTTTTGTCTTCTACAAACTTTAGTTAGGATTGAAACCTAAATTTTGTATATTTGTTTTTATTTTTTTCCTGTTTTCCGGTTTCTTTTGGGATTTTTTGATTTTTAACCCACATGTTTATTTTGGGAATTTTCCAGAAATTCGTAAAATCTTCTTTAGAAATTTTATATTTGTACTATTTTTTGACTAACTCTTCATTTGAAGTTTCTAAATTTAGGCTGCAGAGACTGTATATTTAGGCATCATAGACTACATAATTGGAACTTTTCATAAATCTCGTTAAGCACACCGGGGTACAGCTGTGAAATGCAAAAATATGAAACAAATATGAAACAAATATGAAACTAAAAATGAGACTAAAAATGAAACTAAAAAATAGGACAATGTTCCCTATGAAAAAAATTCACCACTATTTCAGAGACTATAGGAATTGAGTCCCAAACTACCAAAACCAGGAAAAGCAAACCCTGAAAGAAAATGAAATAAAAAAAACCTTAAAAAACCTTAAAAAACCTCAAAAACACAAAAAATAGGATTTAAAAGCCATATTAACAAATTAAATCCCATCAAATTTTTTCCATCCCAAATTATATATTATCTAGTATCTTATTAGTGATATTATTGGGAGTATTATTCTCTAAAACACGAAAAGTTTCAGATGATTAGGGATTCAATAGGGAGGTAGAGATTAAAAATTAGTATTTGTTTAGTTTGAACTTTCGTGTCTGAAATATGGACTCTTTGAAGTAATTTGCCATAAATATTATTTTTTAAAATACATTACGTAGTGGGGGGAGGATTGAAAATTGGCATTTGTCCGGCTTAGGGTATCCTATCGAAAAATGCTGATTTTTTGAATTCACTTCTACACTATCGATTAAAAATTGTGAGGAGAAAACTGGAAGTGAATAAATGAATAAGAAAATTGCAAATACTGTGGCAATACCCATGCTATTGCCGACTTTGGTACTGAGAATGGCCAGTGCCACAACGCTAACGAATAGATTGATGAACATACATTGGCGTCTCAGGAAACCCGATATACGTTCGGCGTTCTTACTGATGCTCTCATTGATGTTGAGCATGACCATTGCGCTGCCTGCAATGCCAGCAGCTTCAGCAGCCTCCGGGGACTTTTCTATTGACTTTGTAGCAGCATCCCCTGAGTCCTATAACCACCTAACAGGAGGTGGCGCCTATGATAATCGAACCATCGGCGTGGACAAGGATGTCGTAGAGTCACTTGAAGGCGGTGACTTTGCTTGTGGGGACATTATCACGTTCTTCGCTACCGTCGCAGTAGATAATACCCAATCAGCAATTGATGACGGGCCACAGACCATCGAAATGAACTTTTCGTTCCTGGCTGATACTACCGGACAGTCAGGTGCAGCCATCGGGGACATCGTGAACGTCAAGGTTAACTACGGCACAATCGAAGACCTGATCCCCGGTGAAAACGACATTGACGACGGGATAATTGATGACGGGGGAAGTGTGGCAACACTTACAGATGAATACCTAACTGGCCCTCTCTTCACAGCAGGTTCGGAACTCCACGGTACAGTGGAACTCACTGACCTCGATGCCGGGGAGCAGGTAGTGGTTCGGATAGACGTCAAGCTCTTCTGCCAGCCTGGCAGTAACCCCACCGGAAACCTGCAGGGAGCTCTTACAGATGCCCGGTTGACTTTTATCCAGGATAGTGTTCCCGTAGAACCTCCAGAGGCCATCCCTGGTGGTGAACAAACAATTCCCTTCAGGCAGATTGGCGACCTAGAAGCTCCCGAGCTTAATATTCAGAAGACTGTGACTACATCCGACGGCACCTGTCCCGGCGTGGAATCGCTGACAGTGACCACAGGTGATACGGTCAAGTACTGCTATGTAGTGATCAACACGGGATCTGCTCCACTATATAATTTGAATGTTATTGACGACGCAGGCACACCCTCAAATCCAGCCGATGATTTCACTGTCACATTGTCCTCAGGGCTGACTGATATCGATGGGGACGGGACTGCAGACGACCTTGCAGCAGGAGGTACAGCCACAGGCACGGCACTGGTAACTCTATCCACCGCAGGCACTGCCATCAACACCGCTACAGCCACAGGGGATGACTCCATCATCCAGCCGACCACGCTGACTGATAATGACACTGCCACCGTGATTGTTGAGTTTGTGCCAAACCCAGCATACACTATAGAAAAGACAGTAACGGATGTAGCGGGACAGGGACCGGAAGGGAACGTAACTGGTGTGGGAGATGTCATAAGTTACCAGATAAACGTGACCAATGACGGAAACGTTGACATCACAAATGTAACTGTGACGGATCCATTGCTGGGAACACTGACAGGGCCGACTGGAGACGATGTGGACCCGGGAGTCCTGAACGTAGGAGAGACCTGGACATATACGGGGACCTATACAGTAACCCAGGAAGACATAAACAACAATGGGAACGGAGACGGATTCATAGATAATACGGCAACAGTGCAATCGGATCAGCTGCAACCGGAAACGGATAGTGAAAAGGTACCCATAGAAGGAGCACCGGCATACACTATAGAAAAGACAGTAACGGATGTAGCGGGAAAGGGACCGGAAGGGAACGTAACTGGTGTGGGAGATGTCATAAGTTACCAGATAAACGTGACCAATGACGGAAACGTTGACATCACAAATGTAACTGTGACGGATCCATTGCTGGGAACACTGACAGGGCCGACTGGAGACGATGTGGACACGGGAGTCCTGAACGTAGGAGAGACCTGGACATATACGGGGACCTATACAGTAACCCAGGAAGACATAAACAACAATGGGAACGGAGACGGATTCATAGATAATACGGCAACAGTGCAATCGGATCAGCTGCAACCGGAAACGGATAGTGAAAAGGTACCCATAGAAGAGGAACAGGCACCCATAGAAGAGGAACCAGCATACACCATCAACAAGACGGTAACGGATGTAGGTGGATAGGGAGCAGAAGCCAGCGTAACAGACGCTGGAGATGTAATAAGCTACCAGATAACCGTGACCAATGATGGAAATGTTGACCTGACAGGAGTTTCGGTGAAAGATTCACTGATAACACTTACAGGACCTACAGGAGATGACAAGGATCCAGAAGTCCTGAATGTTGGGGAGATATGGACCTATAAAGGGTGTTACACAGTAACCCAGGAAGACATAAACACAAACGGAGATGGGGACGGCTTCATAGAAAATACGGCAACAGTGGAATCGGATCAGCTGCAACCGGAAACGGATAGTGAAAAGGTACCCATAGAAGAGGAACAGGCACCCATAGAAGAGGAACCAGCATACACCATCAACAAGACGGTAACGGATGTAGGTGGATAGGGAGCAGAAGCCAGCGTAACAGACGCTGGAGATGTAATAAGCTACCAGATAACCGTGACCAATGATGGAAATGTTGACCTGACAGGAGTTTCGGTGAAAGATTCACTGATAACACTTACAGGACCTACAGGAGATGACAAGGATCCAGGAGTCCTGAATGTTGGGGAGATATGGACCTATAAAGGGTGTTACACAGTAACCCAGGAAGACATAAACACAAACGGAGATGGGGACGGCTTCATAGAAAATACGGCAACAGTGGAATCGGATCAGCTGCAACCGGAAACGGATAGTGAACAGGTATCCATATAGGGAGCACCTTCATACAGCATTAACAAGACCGTAACAGATGTAGCAGGTCAGGGACCTGAGGGCTACGTAACAAATGAAGGAGATGTAATAAGCTACAGGATAACTGTGACCAATGACGGAAACATTGACCTGATAGGAGTTTCGGTGAAAGATTCACTGATAACAATCACAGGACCTACAGGAGATGACAAGGGTCCGGGAGTCCTGAATGTTGGAGAGATATGGACCTATAAAGGGTGTTACACAGTAACCCAGGAAGACATAAACAACAATGGGAACGGAGACGGATTCATAGATAATACGGCAACAGTGGAATCGGATCAGCTGCAACCGGAAACAGATAGTGAAAAGGTACCCATAGAAGAGGAACAGGCACCCATCGAAGAGGAACCAGCATACACCATCAACAAGACGGTAACGGATGTAGGTGGATAGGGAGCAGAAGCCAGCGTAACAGACGCTGGAGATGTAATAAGCTACCAGATAACCGTGAACAATGATGGAAATGTTGACCTGACAGGAGTTTCAGTGAAAGATTCACTGATAACACTTACAGGACCGGCAGGAGACAATGTAGATCCGGGAGTCCTGAATGTTGGAGAGATATGGACCTATAAAGGGACCTATACCGTGACCCAGGAAGACATAAGCACTGATGGGGGCGGAGACGGATTCATAGAGAACACGGCAACAGTAAGCAGTAACGAGCTCCCGGATGAAAACAGCTCTGTGGAACAGGCAATTGACATTAAAGAGACCGATGAAAATACCGCGACTGATGAAAAAGATACGGATTCAGAATCAGACACAATAACTTCTCCGGAAGAGAGTGAAGATGATGATTCCAAGGACGGTGATTCCAGAGACAGCGGTAGCAGCCACCGCAGCGCAGGAAGTCGAGGTGTTGGCGGCAGTTCCCCTGAGCCTGCAAAAAACATTGAGGTTAAGGAACTTTCGCAGGTCTTCATAGAAAACAGCAACAATGTAGAAATCAATTTCAGAAAGAATGCCACCTGCGTTATGTCTGTTAACTTTGACGCAAAGAAAACTGCAGGCAAGACCACAACCATCGTCGAGATGCTGAAGGGAAAATCCTCACTGGTTTCCGAAATGCCTACCGACGCAGTTTACAGGTATTTTAATATCTGGATTGGAAACAGAGGGTTTGCGACCCCAGAAAATATCGAAAACGCGGTTATATGCTTCAAGGTCGAAAAATCTTGGCTACAGGAAAATGACATCGATGAATCTTCCATCATCCTTAACAGGTATAATGATGGAAAATGGGACAAGGCTCCAGTCAGCCTGCTAAAGCAAGACGATAAATTCCTGTATTTCACAGCCGAAACTCCTGGATTCTCTTCCTTTGCAATAACAGGTAAGATGAGAAGCGTTTCGGAAGAAAATTCAAAGAATATACAGCCTGAATCAGAGCCCGAAATGCTTAATGAAAAAGGTATTGGAAATAAGGGAATGGGAGCTGAACAGGAAGCCGAGCAGGAAGAAAGCACAAGTGCACCTGGATTTGAAATAGTTTACTGTATGACCTGCCTGCTTGCCCTATTCCTGTATAAAAGAAAGTAAAACAAGCAAATAAGGAAAAAATAGAGCGAAAGGAATTGAATTAAGAAAAATAATTGGATGAAGGCTTGATCCCTTCATCTTATTTTTTTTCATTCAGACTTTTGGTTTCTGAATCTTTTTTAGCCTCAACTTCTTTTTACCGGATTTTTAATTTTCAAGTCTGTTTTTAAGGTTTGATGCCTACTTTTTTGACTATGACCTATTTGTGAACTTTCGGTTTTTTGCTGATAACCGGGGTTACGTGAATGGTGTATTCCGGGCTGTCTTGTCCCGCGCCTTCGGCGCGGCTGGAACAACAAAACCTAAAACGGTATATATCGACGTAAAGAGAACCAAAATATGCTACCCAAAAAAATAAATATCAAAATAAACATCGTAGACACAAGTGAAATGGAGAAAAGATTTTTGCGTTGAAGGGGTAGGCATCTGTGTATAAGATACCGTTTTTAAAGAACCGTTTTTAAAGAACCGTTTTTAAGACACCGTTTTTCACAGATGCCTTGTATGCCAAATGCTTTTTACTGAATATAAGACTAAGGGTGTACTGAGATTTTTTACAAAATATGAGAAGTGCCGCGAATTATTAATACAGTGGAGGTTTCCACATAAAATCAGCTTCATGACCCTGAAATTCAGAATTTACCGGCTTCATGCTCAGGCAGGAAACCTGCGATTCACGGGATGATTTTCCCTGAAGTAAGAGCAAAAGGAAGGGAAAATGAGCGGAAAGCTTTCGGTAATTATGACTTTTTTAACGTTGCTTAATTTGTGCATCCTAACTTATTCCGACTCTCCTTTACGTAAACTTCTACGGATATCAGCCGCCTCCGTATGAACCACACAAGCTTCATCAATCTGGCCCCTGCTGGAAAGCAAATTACCCATGTTGTCTTTGACTTTTGCCAGAGAAGAAAGGTGCTGCACATTTACGGGATCTGCTGTAAGCAGCTTTTCATAAAGCCCAAGTGCCCGGTTGAACCTTTTTTCTGCATCTTCCGTTTGCCCGAGTCGGAAAAGGAGCTTTCCGATCTTGTTTTCATTTGACGCCGACCATTCAGTAAGAACGAGGTCTGCTCCGCTATCTTCTACAACACCAGTATCGTCGGCATCGCCGACATCGTCGGTTTCAAACAGCTTTATGACCTGAAGGGATTTTTCAAAATATCTCAGGGACCTTTCGAAGTCTTCAAGGCTTGAAAAGACATCCCCTGCCATACTGTAAATGACTACAAGAGCCTCGGGTTTTCTGGATATGAAGGCAGAGTGCTCGGCCCGGACAAGAAAGTCGAGGGTTTCTTCAAGGTTTCCCTGCTTGTAGAGAGCTGTGGCTTGCTGCAGTAATTCGAAAGGGTCTTCTGACGAATCGGGAGTGTCTGAGATATCTGAAGTGTCTGAGGTGTCCGAGGTATCTTCTTGCATTTTCTTTCCTTACCATTAAGAGAACGTTTGGGTATAACCAAATATAAAAATAAAAATAAAGTTGTTTTAATCTGACATACACAGACATCTTATTAAGATTTGTCTGCAATATAATATGCAACTCGCCATTATTTAAGTCATGTTTTCCGAGAATCAATGAACATCTTTTCCGGAGATGGCTAAATGACCTCAAAAGGCTCAGTCTTCAACGACCTTCCCTCAAGTTACGACATCCTGCAAAAACAATGCCTTCCCAACTGGCAGGCCTTCTTCTCTACAATAATCGAATTTATCCCTGAATCAATACCTGAGTCGGTTCATGAAAAAACAGAGGGAAAGAATGAGAGGCAGAACCAGAAAATCGAGATCCTCGAACTTGGGAGCGGGACCGGCTTTTTTACGAGCCTGATAAGGAAAGAAAGACCTGATGCCAGAATCACCTGCATTGATAGAAACCCGGAAATGCTAGCTGTGGCAAAGGAGAAGCCAGAACTGCAGAAGAACGTCACCTTTATTGAAGGAGATATTCTGGAAGAGTGTGAAAAGTGGAAAGAAGAAACCGGAAGGCACGAAGAGCCAGGGGGGAAAGAAGGCCCGGAGGGAGAAGGAAAGTTTGATGTCGTGGTTTCCACGCAGTGCCTCTGCTTCCTCCCCCAGGATGCAAAGACCCGGGTTTTCAGGCGGATTTATGAGGCTCTCAAGCCGGATGGGAGCTTTATTGAAGGGGACATCTTCAGGCCCGGGAGTGAATGGAAAGAGGAGATTTACAGGGCTCACTGGAAAAAGTACATGGTTGAGCAGGAGCTCACTGTTCAAGAAGCTGAAGAGATGCTGCAGACGTTTGACGACATTCAGGAAAAAATCGATACTCATAAGAGGTTCAGGGAGAGGATGGAAGAGGCAGGGTTCGAGCGGATTTTCTGTCCTTACTGGTACGAGATGTACGCTGTTTTTGTGGCCCGCCGGTGAAAAATAATAATTGAGTTATATTTCAATAGTGAGCTTTTCTGAACTTGTTTTCGAGTGGAAATGAAGGGGTTAAAAACTTTTTAGCTAAGCTGCCTATTCACTCATTTTATATTTTAACCTTTCGGGCTGCTGGCAAATTTCGGTAAATTTAATCTGGTAACTTAAGTGAAAAGAAGTGAAAAAGAAGTGAAAAAGAAGTGAAAAAGAAGTGAAAAAGAAGTGAAAAAGAAGTGAAAAAGAAGTGAAAAAGAAGTGAAAAAGAAGTGAAAAAGAAGTGAAAAAGAAGTGAAAAAGAAGTGAAAAAGAAGTGAAAAAGAAATGAAAAAAGCTGATTAGATATCAGCTAATGGCAAATTCCTTCTAAGATCTGGCAAAAACCCATCCCTGTGTAAAGCTATTTTGTAATCGTTTATTGCTCTGCACATCTTTTGTGTATGTTTTATGCAATCGGAACTTGCTCCCCCTTTGAAAAGCAGCTTTTCCGTTTTTTCTATAAAATCCGGGTAAATTAATACCAGGTCTTCTTTGGTGTGCAGAAACAGGGCTGCAAAATCCCTGTGAATGCTCATACTTCTTTTTAGCAGTTCAACGTTGAGGTGGCCCTCGGACAGATAATTATTGAATTTCATAAAGGTATAAAAATCTGCAATGTTCTGATTTAAGGAGTTTAAAATCGAATGTAACACGTTGTCTGTTTCAGGAAGGCAGATATTTGGAAGGTCCAGACGTTCACCTTCGAAATGTTCGTTTTCTTCTATGTTTTGATCCTGGGTTGTATCACGGTCCATTTTATCACCCTGGGGTATGTTTTTCTTTTTTTTCGTTTTAATAGGTGGCACTGATAATTTTTTTGCTACAAAGAGTCCAGGCATTCTACCCGTTTTTAGCTGGCGACTCATAGGGGATGTGTATTTATATTTTTCGATTTTGTCCTTTTACAAGCCAGGTTACTTCCCAACCTGAATACGAGATTCTCCCTTTTTCCTTATTGTGCCTAAAAGTACTGTTTTTCCTTTGTAGCTTTAATACTGGGGCTTTGTTTACGGAAGTTATGTAAAGTAAACTGGATACGTATAAAGAAGTCTTGCATTTCACTCTATATAATATTTTGGTTATATACCTAAAATATTATAATTATATAGAAATATACATAGTGAAAAGACATTCAATTTAAGGCACCCCTCCCTTCAAAAACCTCCATCCCGAAAGCCACCAGCCCGTACACAAGGCTCAGCACCAGGATGATCGTGGCCCCCGAAGGAGCGTCAATTGCATAGGAAAGCCCTATTCCCGCAATACTGATAACGATCCCAAAAACGGTGGATATCAGCATCATCCGCTTCAGGTCATGGGTGAATTTACGGCTGAGAGTGGCTGGGATAGTGAGGAGCGCAATTACCAGGATGATCCCGACGACCTTGATCAGCACAACGATGGTCAGGGCGATGATACAGAGGAGCAGGAGGTAAAGCTTCTGGGTCGGGACTCCCTGGACGGTGGTGAACTCCTCATCAAAGCAAAGCGACAGGAACTCCTTATAGAAGAGATAGACTACACCTACAATTACCAGGTCAAGAGCGAGCATCAGGTAAATATCAAGGCGGGGGACAGTTAGAATGTTTCCGAAGAGGTAAGTCATGAGGTCGGGGGCATAACCGGGAGTTAGGTAAACGAAAATTATGCCTATGGCCATACCCAGAGACCAGAGGATGCCAATAGCGCTGTCTTCGGGGATTTTAGATTTCTTGCTCACCGTACCCATTACAAGGGCTGAAAGGATGCTGAAAGGCAGAACCCCGAACATGGGATTGATGTCAAGGTAATAGCCAAGCCCGATCCCACCAAAAGAGGCGTGTGCAATCCCGCCGCTGATGAAGACAATCTTCTTGACAACAACGTAGACGCCGATTATCCCGCAGGCGATGCTGGCCAGGACGGCGGCAGCTAGAGCATTCTGGACAAAGCC
This window encodes:
- a CDS encoding DUF11 domain-containing protein, translating into MTIALPAMPAASAASGDFSIDFVAASPESYNHLTGGGAYDNRTIGVDKDVVESLEGGDFACGDIITFFATVAVDNTQSAIDDGPQTIEMNFSFLADTTGQSGAAIGDIVNVKVNYGTIEDLIPGENDIDDGIIDDGGSVATLTDEYLTGPLFTAGSELHGTVELTDLDAGEQVVVRIDVKLFCQPGSNPTGNLQGALTDARLTFIQDSVPVEPPEAIPGGEQTIPFRQIGDLEAPELNIQKTVTTSDGTCPGVESLTVTTGDTVKYCYVVINTGSAPLYNLNVIDDAGTPSNPADDFTVTLSSGLTDIDGDGTADDLAAGGTATGTALVTLSTAGTAINTATATGDDSIIQPTTLTDNDTATVIVEFVPNPAYTIEKTVTDVAGQGPEGNVTGVGDVISYQINVTNDGNVDITNVTVTDPLLGTLTGPTGDDVDPGVLNVGETWTYTGTYTVTQEDINNNGNGDGFIDNTATVQSDQLQPETDSEKVPIEGAPAYTIEKTVTDVAGKGPEGNVTGVGDVISYQINVTNDGNVDITNVTVTDPLLGTLTGPTGDDVDTGVLNVGETWTYTGTYTVTQEDINNNGNGDGFIDNTATVQSDQLQPETDSEKVPIEEEQAPIEEEPAYTINKTVTDVGG
- a CDS encoding DUF11 domain-containing protein translates to MNKTVTDVAGQGPEGYVTNEGDVISYRITVTNDGNIDLIGVSVKDSLITITGPTGDDKGPGVLNVGEIWTYKGCYTVTQEDINNNGNGDGFIDNTATVESDQLQPETDSEKVPIEEEQAPIEEEPAYTINKTVTDVGG
- a CDS encoding PGF-pre-PGF domain-containing protein — its product is MEQAIDIKETDENTATDEKDTDSESDTITSPEESEDDDSKDGDSRDSGSSHRSAGSRGVGGSSPEPAKNIEVKELSQVFIENSNNVEINFRKNATCVMSVNFDAKKTAGKTTTIVEMLKGKSSLVSEMPTDAVYRYFNIWIGNRGFATPENIENAVICFKVEKSWLQENDIDESSIILNRYNDGKWDKAPVSLLKQDDKFLYFTAETPGFSSFAITGKMRSVSEENSKNIQPESEPEMLNEKGIGNKGMGAEQEAEQEESTSAPGFEIVYCMTCLLALFLYKRK
- a CDS encoding tetratricopeptide repeat protein, with translation MQEDTSDTSDTSDISDTPDSSEDPFELLQQATALYKQGNLEETLDFLVRAEHSAFISRKPEALVVIYSMAGDVFSSLEDFERSLRYFEKSLQVIKLFETDDVGDADDTGVVEDSGADLVLTEWSASNENKIGKLLFRLGQTEDAEKRFNRALGLYEKLLTADPVNVQHLSSLAKVKDNMGNLLSSRGQIDEACVVHTEAADIRRSLRKGESE
- a CDS encoding class I SAM-dependent methyltransferase; the encoded protein is MTSKGSVFNDLPSSYDILQKQCLPNWQAFFSTIIEFIPESIPESVHEKTEGKNERQNQKIEILELGSGTGFFTSLIRKERPDARITCIDRNPEMLAVAKEKPELQKNVTFIEGDILEECEKWKEETGRHEEPGGKEGPEGEGKFDVVVSTQCLCFLPQDAKTRVFRRIYEALKPDGSFIEGDIFRPGSEWKEEIYRAHWKKYMVEQELTVQEAEEMLQTFDDIQEKIDTHKRFRERMEEAGFERIFCPYWYEMYAVFVARR
- a CDS encoding metal ABC transporter permease; this encodes MFELLQYGFVQNALAAAVLASIACGIIGVYVVVKKIVFISGGIAHASFGGIGLGYYLDINPMFGVLPFSILSALVMGTVSKKSKIPEDSAIGILWSLGMAIGIIFVYLTPGYAPDLMTYLFGNILTVPRLDIYLMLALDLVIVGVVYLFYKEFLSLCFDEEFTTVQGVPTQKLYLLLLCIIALTIVVLIKVVGIILVIALLTIPATLSRKFTHDLKRMMLISTVFGIVISIAGIGLSYAIDAPSGATIILVLSLVYGLVAFGMEVFEGRGALN